Sequence from the Qipengyuania gaetbuli genome:
GCGAAGGTCTTGATCAGCGCAGTGCCGACCGGAAAATCGATCAGGCCATCGCCATTGGCTTCCATCCGCTTGCCTTCGGGCACGTAGACGAAGCGCAGCTTTTCCGCGCCGTCGGAATAGAGCGGGGTATTCAGGCGATAGGGCGTGACGCGTGCCGCCGGGGCCTGTCCTGCCCCGTCCGTGAAGAAGCCGAACTGCGACAACAGGCGCGGCATACCCTGCACCACCGCATCGTCATTGACTGCTTCGACCGCCGCGACCGGCTGCAAGAAATCGGCGCGTGCCGCAACCGATCCGGCCAGCGCGAGGCTCGCTGCGGCAAGCAGGGCGGTGGCAGGCCTCATCCTCCGAGCCGTGCCTCCAGCGCTGCAGGTGCACCGATACCGCTGCGATCGAACGCGGACGCAGGCGCCGTCACGACGAGAGGTCCGGGCTGCGCTGCGCCGAGGCCCTTTCCGGCCTCGGCCAGGTTGAGGCTCCACCCCGCGGTCCCTTCGACCGCGGCAAGCGAACCAAGCCCGTCCCACAGGACCGGCGGCAGTTCGCCGCCAAAGGCCGCCAGCAGCATCTCCGCGCCGTCGAGCTGCGGGTCATAGCCGCCGCCGTCGTAGCTGTTCGTGCCCACCACCACCTCGCGCGGAAGCGGGTTGTAACGTGCATCTTCATAGGGCTGGACATAGGCGATAACCATGACCGGCGCCGTCGGGTTGCCGGACAGGATGTTGTTCTCGATCAGCACCTTTTCGTTGGCCATGACCATGATGCCGGTACCGCGCCGTACGCCGGCCACGATATTGCCGGGAGGCGCGAAATTGGGCGTGTCGTTGGCGACCACCAAATTGTTTTCGATTATGACGTTGCCACCGCCCATGACCGGCAGGCTGGGCAGATCGAACACGAGGATACCGCCCGTATTGCGCGTGGCGACATTGTGCGCGACCAGCGCATTGCGGCTGTTCTCGATCTCGATCCCGGCGACATTCGCCTCCGCGATCGAATTGCGCACGGTGATCCGGTCGGACTGGCCGACATAGATGCCCGCATCGCTCGCCCCGGTCACCTTGACCCCGTCGACGAGGATGCCGGTGCTTTCGACCGGATAGATGCCGTAGGCGCCATTTTCCGGATGCGGACCCCGCGTCCAGGTCACGCGAATGCGGTGGTAGACGATATTGTCGGCGCCCTTGGACTTCACCCCGTCGCCCTTGGGGTTTTCGAGCGCGAAATCGCGCAATGTGACGTTGTCGCTGGTGACGAGCAGCCCTTCGCCCGCGCCCTGCTGGCCGGTGAAGTCGAGCACGGTCCCGTCCATGCCTGCGCCGCGCACGGTCACATCTTCGACATCGAGGCTGAGACCGTCGCTCATCGCATAGCGGCCCGCTTCGAGCACGATCTCGTCCCCCGGCTGCGCCATGATGAGCGCCTCCTGCAAGCGCTCCTGCGCGCCGTCACCGGGGGTCACGACATGGGTTTCGGCCAGCGCAGGCGCGGCAGTCGCAAGCAGGGCCGCAGCAATCGTCATTCTGAACATGAGTCTCTCCCTTGCAACCCATTGTGCCGCAAGGTCAGACGATTGCAAGCGATGGACTTCAGCGGGAGGCGGCTTGTGCCCGGGCCAGCCCTTCCATCGACAGCCTGCGCCCCGGCGCGAAGGCCAGCGCTTCGCGATAGGCTTCTGCCGCTTCCTTGTGCTGGCCTGCTGCAGCCAGACGCTCGGCAAGGATTTCCCAGCCCGGCTTGCCTACCGGCGGCGGGCCATAGACTACAGGGGTCGCGCTTTCCTGCTCGGCTGCGGCACGCAGCAGGGCAAGACCTTCATCGGTACGACCCTCGGCCAGCACCAATAGCGCTTCGCCCTGCGCGACCTGGCGCATCATCCACGGCCTGACCCACGTGTCGTAGGGCGATTCTTCCTTGAGCGCGGCATCGATTTCGGCCGCCAGAGCTTTCATTCGGCCGAGCGCGGCTGCCACTTCCTGACGGTCGCCCCCGGCCCGCATCAGGCGCGCGTAGGCCTGGTCGAAGCGCGTCAGGAGGAAACCTTCGTCCACGCCTTCGAGCGGAGGTGCCCATGTGCCGGTCGCAATGCCGTTCCACATGGCCATGCCGGAATAGCTGGAGGCCGGACCGAAACCGAGGCGGCCCTTGGGTCCACCCGCGATCTGCGCTTCTGCCTGAACCCGGCATTCGGCGATCAGCTGCCCCGCATCCTTGCCCTGCTGGAGCAGCGCATAGGCCAGCCATTCGTTGTAGTGGCCGCAGGAACTGGGCTCGCGGCCCTGCGAGGCCCGCTGGCGGTCAACCACCGCATCTGCGTTCACGTTGGCACGCTCCACCGCCTGCCAGTCGGCCAGCGCATGGAAGATATGGCTCACCATGTGCTGCGCATGGCCCGCATCGGGCGCGACGACCGCGTAACGCTCCGCCATCCGCTTGCCGAGCGGGGCGTGGACCGGATCGTCATAGGAATGGATCAGGTAGTGGAGGATGCCGGGGTGCATCTCGTGCGTCATGAAGCCCTGCTCCAGCACACCTGCCGCCTCCATGTAGATAGGCAGCTGCCTGCCGCCATGCGAGCTGGCGAGCACCGCCAGTCCCGTGAAGGCGCGCATGTCGATATCGTCGGGGCGCGCGGCGAGCATGGTGCGCATCTTTGCCAGGTAGGCGAGGTCGCGCTCTTCCTTGGTGCCTTCGCCGTAAAGGGTCTCGACCGCGTCGAGCCATTGGCGCTCGGTCGCATTCCGAGCCTTGGCAGCGCGCTCCGCCTGGGTGGCGCCCAGCTTTGCCAGTGCGGCAAGCGCAGCGTCCCGGTCCTGATCGTCCCAAAGGGAATGGTTGTGGGTCATCGCTTCGCCCCAGTAGGCCATGACGAAGCCCGGATCGGCGGCCTGCGCGCGCTGGAATTCCTCCGCCGCGTAGCCGTATTCGAAGTTATGGAGGAGAGCGAGGCCGCGCAGGAACGGCTCCTTCGCCGCCTCGTTCGCGCTCGTCTCCATGACCATGAATTCGGTCCCGACCTGCGCCAGCGTCGCGTTCTCTTCGGCGCCGTGACCGGTATGCGCATTGGCCGTCGCCGCCATCAGCAGCGCGGCTGTCGTGAGTGCCAGTTTCTTCATGAGTCCCTCCCCCTCGGCACCGATCATGCCGCGAGCGAGCGGGTTTGGGAAGCCGTGCGCTATCCGGCCGTGAAGGAGCAGATCGCTGCCGAGGTGCCGACCACCTCGATCGCCTCGCGGTCGTCCACGCGGCGCAGGCGTTCGAGAAATTCGGCCATGGTCAGCGGCACTTCGCTTTCCCCCTCGCGCGCCTGCAGGTTTTCGAGCTTGCGCAGCTGCATGAGCGACAGGCGCTCAGCCATGCGCCCGCCCATGCAGGCAGCGACAGGCTGCGGGATGCCCTTGTCGACCAGCACGGCCTCGATCCGGCCTGCGGTCACGCGCTCGACGCCGCCGAACCAGCCCCACAGGCCGAGACCGACGAGCGACAGCACAGCGATTGCGATAACGGTCTTGCGCATGGAGTCAGTCGAGCGCCTTCACGATTTCCTCGACCATCTTCTTCGCATCGGCCAGCAGCATCATGGTCTGGTCCATGTAGAAAACGTCATTGTCGACGCCGGCATAGCCCACGCCGCCCATCGAACGCTTGATGAAGAAAACCTGCTTGGCCTTGTCCACGTCGAACACGGGCATGCCGTAGATCGGCGACGACTTGTCGGTCTTGGCAGCCGGGTTCACCACGTCGTTCGCGCCGATGATGAAGGCGACGTCGGCTTGGGCGAATTCGGAGTTGATGTCCTCCAGCTCGAAGACCTTGTCGTAGGACACGTTGGCTTCTGCCAGCAGCACGTTCATATGGCCCGGCATGCGTCCGGCTACGGGGTGGATGGCAAACTTCACCTCCACGCCCTTTTCCTCGAGGATGTCGGTCATCTCGCGCAGCGCGTGCTGCGCCTGCG
This genomic interval carries:
- a CDS encoding parallel beta-helix domain-containing protein, whose product is MFRMTIAAALLATAAPALAETHVVTPGDGAQERLQEALIMAQPGDEIVLEAGRYAMSDGLSLDVEDVTVRGAGMDGTVLDFTGQQGAGEGLLVTSDNVTLRDFALENPKGDGVKSKGADNIVYHRIRVTWTRGPHPENGAYGIYPVESTGILVDGVKVTGASDAGIYVGQSDRITVRNSIAEANVAGIEIENSRNALVAHNVATRNTGGILVFDLPSLPVMGGGNVIIENNLVVANDTPNFAPPGNIVAGVRRGTGIMVMANEKVLIENNILSGNPTAPVMVIAYVQPYEDARYNPLPREVVVGTNSYDGGGYDPQLDGAEMLLAAFGGELPPVLWDGLGSLAAVEGTAGWSLNLAEAGKGLGAAQPGPLVVTAPASAFDRSGIGAPAALEARLGG